A genome region from Lytechinus pictus isolate F3 Inbred chromosome 16, Lp3.0, whole genome shotgun sequence includes the following:
- the LOC135156930 gene encoding transmembrane and coiled-coil domain-containing protein 3-like isoform X2: protein MARGLRMLQTISSCLILSAALVAILATSIDAANPKAYKEALKAKEKESQGESVVGGAQLGKRSQRDRYWLANSCGKLAGLMQTKKRVIQKLNQTIYDVDSNFKLPREERAFQIHTFQIFQKEINESENEIFMAINGLQRALQGNYKDIINMKESSRLRLDALREATLMEEQEYNDLVAAEKKQIAAKVHLQHLNFGNSSNHTKVETILDEIFQEVAEAADKLEVDIEEHAFDKSKMAKGSQIEAVVRIDEILTNYNNSNSVRKRAVQPGMSVLIDTSNNQYVLTKPKDTTVPLEDHHFIKDILLMVVLAAILGWASSAMGFPAMFGYIMTGVILGSDGCNIIKAVVQVESLAEFGSFFILFSVGLEFSPEKIKKVWKVALIGSVAMSVLMIIYGILFGFALHIIPRQSAFIAACLSLSSTPLVVKFLSSNSARREKEEDVGDHDYSHTLLGILVMQDVQLGLLVAIMPTLAGADNSLSDTQQQLSLLVSIVATFRLILWLALAMGSILLLTYTFSKLVVPFIFHRLKQEGNKEILLLATISSVFIMLMITDSLGLSMELGCFLAGAMLSTLGHTFIEELNVMVEPVRDVFACLFFASIGLHIFPTFVAYELTILLSLTFTVVILKFLTGVFVLGILLPLSNRHIKWVVASGLAQVSEFSFVLGSRARRLGILSREVYLLILSVTTLSLLLAPILWRISVWRCRRHVHRPVLTRQMLCDCEEGLKSTSESEKEIGTKIV, encoded by the exons ATGGCGAGAGGTTTGAGAATGCTCCAAACTATTTCATCATGTCTTATTCTATCTGCTGCACTGGTAGCCATTTTGGCCACTTCCATAGACGCAGCGAACCCCAAAGCTTACAAGGAAGCGCTAAAAGCCAAGGAAAAGGAATCCCAAGGGGAGAGTGTCGTCGGAGGGGCACAGCTTGGGAAGCGATCCCAACGAGACCGCTACTGGCTGGCGAACTCCTGCGGGAAGCTTGCGGGTCTGATGCAGACGAAGAAGAGGGTGATCCAGAAGTTGAACCAAACCATTTACGACGTGGATTCGAATTTTAAACTTCCCAGGGAAGAGAGGGCGTTTCAGATCCACACCTTTCAGATCTTTCAGAAGGAGATTAATGAGAGTGAGAATGAGATCTTCATGGCCATTAATGGACTACAGAGGGCGCTTCAG GGCAATTACAAGGACATTATCAACATGAAAGAGAGCAGCCGCCTTCGTCTGGATGCCTTGCGAGAGGCGACCCTGATGGAGGAACAGGAGTACAATGACCTTGTGGCAGCAGAGAAGAAACAGATAGCAGCCAAGGTCCACCTTCAACATCTCAATTTTGGCAACTCTTCAAACCATACCAAGGTCGAGACTATCCTAGATGAAATATTTCAG GAGGTAGCTGAAGCCGCAGATAAACTGGAGGTTGATATCGAGGAACATGCTTTTGATAAGAGTAAGATG GCAAAAGGATCACAGATCGAGGCCGTGGTTCGTATTGATGAGATCCTGACCAATTATAACAACTCAAACTCTGTGAGGAAAAGAGCGGTTCAGCCAGGGATGAGTGTACTCATAGATACCAGTAACAATCAGTATGTGCTCACGAAGCCCAAGGATACAACAGTTCCACTTGAAGACCATCATTTTATCAAG GATATACTCTTAATGGTGGTTTTGGCCGCTATCCTCGGCTGGGCAAGCAGTGCTATGGGCTTTCCAGCGATGTTTGGATACATTATGACTGGTGTTATACTAGGATCTGATGGTTGTAATATCATCAAG GCAGTAGTACAAGTTGAGAGCCTTGCTGAATTTGGTTCTTTCTTCATACTTTTCTCTGTCGGCTTAGAATTTTCTCCTGAAAAGATTAAAAAG GTATGGAAGGTTGCTCTCATAGGCAGTGTAGCAATGAGCGTTCTGATGATCATCTATGGCATCCTCTTTGGGTTTGCCTTACATATTATCCCGAGACAGAGTGCTTTCATTGCAGCATGCTTGTCCCTTTCAAGCACTCCGTTGGTCGTCAAGTTTCTCAGTTCTAACTCCGCAcgcagagagaaagaagaag aTGTTGGGGATCATGATTATAGTCACACACTACTTGGGATCCTAGTAATGCAGGATGTCCAACTAGGTCTTTTAGTAGCTATCATGCCCACGCTAGCTGGAGCTGACAATTCATTATCAGACACCCAACAGCAATTGTCTCTACTAGTCAGCATTGTGGCAACCTTCAGACTTATTCTATGGCTTGCCTTAG CAATGGGAAGTATTCTGCTACTCACCTACACATTCAGCAAACTAGTTGTACCATTCATCTTTCATCGGTTAAAACAAGAAGGCAACAAGGAAATTCTATTGCTTGCTACAATATCATCTGTTTTCATCATGCTTATG ATCACAGATTCCTTGGGTTTATCAATGGAGCTTGGTTGTTTTCTAGCTGGTGCTATGTTAAGTACCCTCGGACATACATTCATAGAAGAATTGAATGTAATGGTAGAACCCGTAAGAGATGTCTTTGCTTGCCTCTTCTTCGCATCTATTG GTCTTCATATATTCCCAACGTTTGTAGCCTATGAGCTGACTATTCTCCTAAGTCTTACTTTTACTGTGGTTATCCTGAAG tttttgaCAGGTGTGTTTGTTCTCGGTATCCTACTGCCATTGAGTAATAGGCATATTAAATGGGTCGTAGCGTCAGGCTTAGCTCAGGTCAGTGAATTCTCATTTGTCCTCGGAAGCAGAGCGAGAAGATTGGGAATTCTATCAAGAGAG
- the LOC135156930 gene encoding transmembrane and coiled-coil domain-containing protein 3-like isoform X3, which yields MARGLRMLQTISSCLILSAALVAILATSIDAANPKAYKEALKAKEKESQGESVVGGAQLGKRSQRDRYWLANSCGKLAGLMQTKKRVIQKLNQTIYDVDSNFKLPREERAFQIHTFQIFQKEINESENEIFMAINGLQRALQGNYKDIINMKESSRLRLDALREATLMEEQEYNDLVAAEKKQIAAKVHLQHLNFGNSSNHTKVETILDEIFQEVAEAADKLEVDIEEHAFDKSKMAKGSQIEAVVRIDEILTNYNNSNSVRKRAVQPGMSVLIDTSNNQYVLTKPKDTTVPLEDHHFIKDILLMVVLAAILGWASSAMGFPAMFGYIMTGVILGSDGCNIIKAVVQVESLAEFGSFFILFSVGLEFSPEKIKKVWKVALIGSVAMSVLMIIYGILFGFALHIIPRQSAFIAACLSLSSTPLVVKFLSSNSARREKEEDVGDHDYSHTLLGILVMQDVQLGLLVAIMPTLAGADNSLSDTQQQLSLLVSIVATFRLILWLALAMGSILLLTYTFSKLVVPFIFHRLKQEGNKEILLLATISSVFIMLMITDSLGLSMELGCFLAGAMLSTLGHTFIEELNVMVEPVRDVFACLFFASIGLHIFPTFVAYELTILLSLTFTVVILKFLTGVFVLGILLPLSNRHIKWVVASGLAQVSEFSFVLGSRARRLGILSREVYLLILSVTTLSLLLAPILWRISVWRCRRHVHRPVLTRLKSTSESEKEIGTKIV from the exons ATGGCGAGAGGTTTGAGAATGCTCCAAACTATTTCATCATGTCTTATTCTATCTGCTGCACTGGTAGCCATTTTGGCCACTTCCATAGACGCAGCGAACCCCAAAGCTTACAAGGAAGCGCTAAAAGCCAAGGAAAAGGAATCCCAAGGGGAGAGTGTCGTCGGAGGGGCACAGCTTGGGAAGCGATCCCAACGAGACCGCTACTGGCTGGCGAACTCCTGCGGGAAGCTTGCGGGTCTGATGCAGACGAAGAAGAGGGTGATCCAGAAGTTGAACCAAACCATTTACGACGTGGATTCGAATTTTAAACTTCCCAGGGAAGAGAGGGCGTTTCAGATCCACACCTTTCAGATCTTTCAGAAGGAGATTAATGAGAGTGAGAATGAGATCTTCATGGCCATTAATGGACTACAGAGGGCGCTTCAG GGCAATTACAAGGACATTATCAACATGAAAGAGAGCAGCCGCCTTCGTCTGGATGCCTTGCGAGAGGCGACCCTGATGGAGGAACAGGAGTACAATGACCTTGTGGCAGCAGAGAAGAAACAGATAGCAGCCAAGGTCCACCTTCAACATCTCAATTTTGGCAACTCTTCAAACCATACCAAGGTCGAGACTATCCTAGATGAAATATTTCAG GAGGTAGCTGAAGCCGCAGATAAACTGGAGGTTGATATCGAGGAACATGCTTTTGATAAGAGTAAGATG GCAAAAGGATCACAGATCGAGGCCGTGGTTCGTATTGATGAGATCCTGACCAATTATAACAACTCAAACTCTGTGAGGAAAAGAGCGGTTCAGCCAGGGATGAGTGTACTCATAGATACCAGTAACAATCAGTATGTGCTCACGAAGCCCAAGGATACAACAGTTCCACTTGAAGACCATCATTTTATCAAG GATATACTCTTAATGGTGGTTTTGGCCGCTATCCTCGGCTGGGCAAGCAGTGCTATGGGCTTTCCAGCGATGTTTGGATACATTATGACTGGTGTTATACTAGGATCTGATGGTTGTAATATCATCAAG GCAGTAGTACAAGTTGAGAGCCTTGCTGAATTTGGTTCTTTCTTCATACTTTTCTCTGTCGGCTTAGAATTTTCTCCTGAAAAGATTAAAAAG GTATGGAAGGTTGCTCTCATAGGCAGTGTAGCAATGAGCGTTCTGATGATCATCTATGGCATCCTCTTTGGGTTTGCCTTACATATTATCCCGAGACAGAGTGCTTTCATTGCAGCATGCTTGTCCCTTTCAAGCACTCCGTTGGTCGTCAAGTTTCTCAGTTCTAACTCCGCAcgcagagagaaagaagaag aTGTTGGGGATCATGATTATAGTCACACACTACTTGGGATCCTAGTAATGCAGGATGTCCAACTAGGTCTTTTAGTAGCTATCATGCCCACGCTAGCTGGAGCTGACAATTCATTATCAGACACCCAACAGCAATTGTCTCTACTAGTCAGCATTGTGGCAACCTTCAGACTTATTCTATGGCTTGCCTTAG CAATGGGAAGTATTCTGCTACTCACCTACACATTCAGCAAACTAGTTGTACCATTCATCTTTCATCGGTTAAAACAAGAAGGCAACAAGGAAATTCTATTGCTTGCTACAATATCATCTGTTTTCATCATGCTTATG ATCACAGATTCCTTGGGTTTATCAATGGAGCTTGGTTGTTTTCTAGCTGGTGCTATGTTAAGTACCCTCGGACATACATTCATAGAAGAATTGAATGTAATGGTAGAACCCGTAAGAGATGTCTTTGCTTGCCTCTTCTTCGCATCTATTG GTCTTCATATATTCCCAACGTTTGTAGCCTATGAGCTGACTATTCTCCTAAGTCTTACTTTTACTGTGGTTATCCTGAAG tttttgaCAGGTGTGTTTGTTCTCGGTATCCTACTGCCATTGAGTAATAGGCATATTAAATGGGTCGTAGCGTCAGGCTTAGCTCAGGTCAGTGAATTCTCATTTGTCCTCGGAAGCAGAGCGAGAAGATTGGGAATTCTATCAAGAGAG
- the LOC135156930 gene encoding transmembrane and coiled-coil domain-containing protein 3-like isoform X1 produces MARGLRMLQTISSCLILSAALVAILATSIDAANPKAYKEALKAKEKESQGESVVGGAQLGKRSQRDRYWLANSCGKLAGLMQTKKRVIQKLNQTIYDVDSNFKLPREERAFQIHTFQIFQKEINESENEIFMAINGLQRALQGNYKDIINMKESSRLRLDALREATLMEEQEYNDLVAAEKKQIAAKVHLQHLNFGNSSNHTKVETILDEIFQEVAEAADKLEVDIEEHAFDKSKMAKGSQIEAVVRIDEILTNYNNSNSVRKRAVQPGMSVLIDTSNNQYVLTKPKDTTVPLEDHHFIKDILLMVVLAAILGWASSAMGFPAMFGYIMTGVILGSDGCNIIKAVVQVESLAEFGSFFILFSVGLEFSPEKIKKVWKVALIGSVAMSVLMIIYGILFGFALHIIPRQSAFIAACLSLSSTPLVVKFLSSNSARREKEEDVGDHDYSHTLLGILVMQDVQLGLLVAIMPTLAGADNSLSDTQQQLSLLVSIVATFRLILWLALAMGSILLLTYTFSKLVVPFIFHRLKQEGNKEILLLATISSVFIMLMITDSLGLSMELGCFLAGAMLSTLGHTFIEELNVMVEPVRDVFACLFFASIGLHIFPTFVAYELTILLSLTFTVVILKFLTGVFVLGILLPLSNRHIKWVVASGLAQVSEFSFVLGSRARRLGILSREVYLLILSVTTLSLLLAPILWRISVWRCRRHVHRPVLTRLYRSLWRRFKLLKSTSESEKEIGTKIV; encoded by the exons ATGGCGAGAGGTTTGAGAATGCTCCAAACTATTTCATCATGTCTTATTCTATCTGCTGCACTGGTAGCCATTTTGGCCACTTCCATAGACGCAGCGAACCCCAAAGCTTACAAGGAAGCGCTAAAAGCCAAGGAAAAGGAATCCCAAGGGGAGAGTGTCGTCGGAGGGGCACAGCTTGGGAAGCGATCCCAACGAGACCGCTACTGGCTGGCGAACTCCTGCGGGAAGCTTGCGGGTCTGATGCAGACGAAGAAGAGGGTGATCCAGAAGTTGAACCAAACCATTTACGACGTGGATTCGAATTTTAAACTTCCCAGGGAAGAGAGGGCGTTTCAGATCCACACCTTTCAGATCTTTCAGAAGGAGATTAATGAGAGTGAGAATGAGATCTTCATGGCCATTAATGGACTACAGAGGGCGCTTCAG GGCAATTACAAGGACATTATCAACATGAAAGAGAGCAGCCGCCTTCGTCTGGATGCCTTGCGAGAGGCGACCCTGATGGAGGAACAGGAGTACAATGACCTTGTGGCAGCAGAGAAGAAACAGATAGCAGCCAAGGTCCACCTTCAACATCTCAATTTTGGCAACTCTTCAAACCATACCAAGGTCGAGACTATCCTAGATGAAATATTTCAG GAGGTAGCTGAAGCCGCAGATAAACTGGAGGTTGATATCGAGGAACATGCTTTTGATAAGAGTAAGATG GCAAAAGGATCACAGATCGAGGCCGTGGTTCGTATTGATGAGATCCTGACCAATTATAACAACTCAAACTCTGTGAGGAAAAGAGCGGTTCAGCCAGGGATGAGTGTACTCATAGATACCAGTAACAATCAGTATGTGCTCACGAAGCCCAAGGATACAACAGTTCCACTTGAAGACCATCATTTTATCAAG GATATACTCTTAATGGTGGTTTTGGCCGCTATCCTCGGCTGGGCAAGCAGTGCTATGGGCTTTCCAGCGATGTTTGGATACATTATGACTGGTGTTATACTAGGATCTGATGGTTGTAATATCATCAAG GCAGTAGTACAAGTTGAGAGCCTTGCTGAATTTGGTTCTTTCTTCATACTTTTCTCTGTCGGCTTAGAATTTTCTCCTGAAAAGATTAAAAAG GTATGGAAGGTTGCTCTCATAGGCAGTGTAGCAATGAGCGTTCTGATGATCATCTATGGCATCCTCTTTGGGTTTGCCTTACATATTATCCCGAGACAGAGTGCTTTCATTGCAGCATGCTTGTCCCTTTCAAGCACTCCGTTGGTCGTCAAGTTTCTCAGTTCTAACTCCGCAcgcagagagaaagaagaag aTGTTGGGGATCATGATTATAGTCACACACTACTTGGGATCCTAGTAATGCAGGATGTCCAACTAGGTCTTTTAGTAGCTATCATGCCCACGCTAGCTGGAGCTGACAATTCATTATCAGACACCCAACAGCAATTGTCTCTACTAGTCAGCATTGTGGCAACCTTCAGACTTATTCTATGGCTTGCCTTAG CAATGGGAAGTATTCTGCTACTCACCTACACATTCAGCAAACTAGTTGTACCATTCATCTTTCATCGGTTAAAACAAGAAGGCAACAAGGAAATTCTATTGCTTGCTACAATATCATCTGTTTTCATCATGCTTATG ATCACAGATTCCTTGGGTTTATCAATGGAGCTTGGTTGTTTTCTAGCTGGTGCTATGTTAAGTACCCTCGGACATACATTCATAGAAGAATTGAATGTAATGGTAGAACCCGTAAGAGATGTCTTTGCTTGCCTCTTCTTCGCATCTATTG GTCTTCATATATTCCCAACGTTTGTAGCCTATGAGCTGACTATTCTCCTAAGTCTTACTTTTACTGTGGTTATCCTGAAG tttttgaCAGGTGTGTTTGTTCTCGGTATCCTACTGCCATTGAGTAATAGGCATATTAAATGGGTCGTAGCGTCAGGCTTAGCTCAGGTCAGTGAATTCTCATTTGTCCTCGGAAGCAGAGCGAGAAGATTGGGAATTCTATCAAGAGAG